A window of Kineococcus sp. NBC_00420 genomic DNA:
GGTAGCGGGCGTAGGAGCGCAGCCGGCCGTGCAGCAGCGCCTCGCCGAAGGGCTTCACCAGGTAGCCGAGCGCCCCGGAGCGCAGGGCCCGGCGGAACGTCTCGGCCTCCCCCGCGGCGGTGAGGACGAAGGCGTCGCAGTCGGGGGCGAGGTCGGGCAGCAGGTCGAGGCCGGATCCGTCGGGGAGGTAGACGTCGACGAGGGCGAGGTCGACGGGGGTCCCGGCAGCGCGGTGGTGCTCCAGCAGGACACGGGCCTGGGCCAGCGAGCCCGCGGTCCCGGCGACGTGGAACCCGGCGACGGCCTCGACGTAGCCGGCGTGCAGGGAGGCGACGCGGAAGTCGTCGTCGACGACGAGGACGCCGGGCATCAGCGGACCTCCTCGCTCGTCCGGGTGCGCGGGGCGAGGGTCAGGGCCCCGGGGAGGCGGACGACGAACACCGCTCCCCCCCTCGCCGGGGCCGGGTCGGCCGGGACGAGCCAGGCGTCCCCACCGCGGGTCCGGGCGACCTGGCGGACCAGGCCCAGCCCGATCCCCTGCCCCCCGTCCCCGGTCGTCACGCCGGTCTCGAACACGCTGTCCCGCAGCGCGTCCGGCACTCCCGGGCCGGAGTCCGAGACGGCGAGCACGAGGTCGGTCCCGTCCTGGACGAGGTCGACCTCCACCCGGGCCTGCGGGCTGCCGGCGGCGGCGCGGACGGCGTTGTCGACGAGGTTGCCGAGCACGGTCGTGACGTCGACGGGGTCGGCGACCCGGCCGGCGACCGCGACGTCGCCGAGGGCGAGCACGACCTGCCGTTCGCGGGCGTGCGCGGCCTTCGCCGCGAGGAACGCCTGCAGGTAGGGGTCGACGACGGTGTCGAGACCTTCGACCCGTGAGCCGAGGGGCCCGGTCGCGAGCAGCGTCCGGACGTAGCCCGCGGCCTCCTCGGTGCGGCCGGTCTCGAGGAGGCCGGAGACCAGGTGCAGCCGGTTGGCGAACTCGTGGCGCTGGGCGCGCAGGACCTCCCCGACGGCGCGCACGGCGTCGAGCTGACGGGTGAGCAGTTCGACGTCGGTGCGGTCGGCGACGGTGACGACGTGGCCGAGGAACCGGCCTTCCCGTTCGACGCGGCGGGCCGAGAGCAGCAGGGCCCGCTCGCCCACGACGGCGAGGCGCGGCAGCTGGGCGGGTGCGTCGAGGGTGGCGCGGACGGGCGCGGGGAGTTCGGCGACGTCGCGGCCGGCGGGCAGCCCGCACCCCAGCAGGCGGGCGGCCTCGTCGTTGGCGAGGACGACGCGACCGGCGGGGTCGACGGAGACGACCCCTTCCGCGATGCCGTGCAGGACGGCGTCGTGGCCCTGGAGCAGCCCGCCGATCTCCTCCGGTTGCAGACCGAGGGTCAGCCGGCGCAGCCGCCGGGCGAGGAACCCGGCGCCGAGCAGGCCGACGACGAGCGCGCCCGCGGCGACGGCGAGGGCGGGCAGGACCGCGTCGCGGGCCCGGTCGGCGACGGCCGCGGCCCCCACGCCCACGCTCACTTCCCCGACGACGCGGTCGGAGTCGAGGGCGTAGACGGGCACCTTGGCCCGGGCGGAGGACCCGAGGGTTCCGACCTCGTCGGTGACGACCTCGTTCCCCGCCAGCGCCTGGGTGGGGTCGGTGCTGACCCGCGCCCCGAGGAGGGCGGGGTCGGGATGGGCCAGGCGCAGCCCACGGTCGTCGGTGACGACGACGAACAACGCCCCGGTGCGCCGCCGCACGTCCTCGGCCTCGCGCTGCACGGTGCCCGCGGCGAGGTCGGCGGCGGTGGCCGGCGGGGCGTCGCTGGCGGCGGTCACGGCGGCGCGGACGGCGTCGTCCTCGGCCAGCGTGCGGGCGACGTCGAGGCTGCGGGAGCGGGACTCCTCCACCGCCTGCTGGCGCAGCAGGAGGAGGGACCCGCCGCAGCCGATGGCGAGGACGACCGCGACGAGGAGGAGCAGGACGGCCAGGACCTGGCGGCTGAACGGCCATCGTCGGGGGTCCACACCGCAGACCGTATCCCCGGCCCGGGTCGAGCACAACGAGCACAACACGCGCAAGACGCACCCCGTGAGCGCAAGGCGCGCAACCCGCCCCGCGCGGTGGGCTCCCCCTAGCGTGGCCCGGGTCACACCAACCCCTGAAGACGGAGCAACGATGCTTGTCGCCCTCGGTTTCGGCATGGTCGCCGTGTTCATGGCGCTCATCCTCACCAAACGACTGACCCCGGTCGTCGCCCTGATCCTCGTCCCGCTGTTCTTCGCGGTCCTCGCGGGCAGCGGGGTCGGCGTCGGTGACGCGGTGATGGACCAGCTCAAGGAGTTCGCGCCCACGGCGGCCCTGCTGTTCTTCGCGATCGTCTACTTCGGCCTGATGATCGACGTCGGGTTGTTCGACCCGCTGATCCGGCTGATCCTGCGGATCTGCGGGAACTCTCCGGTGCGCGTCGTCATCGGTTCCGCCGTCCTCGCGGCGCTCGTGTCCCTCGACGGCGACGGGTCGACGACGTTCATCATCACCGTCTCGGCGATGCTGCCCCTCTACCTGCGCCTGAAGCTCTCCCCCGTCGTCCTGACCGTCGTGGCGAACCTGTCGGCCGGCGTCATGAACATCGTCCCCTGGGGCGGACCGACCGTCCGCGCCGCGACGGCGCTGGGGGTCTCGCCCTCGGAACTGTTCAACCCGATGGTCCCCAGCATGCTCGCGGGGATGGTCGCGGTGATCCTCATGGCCTGGGCCCTGGGCGTCGGCGAGAAGCGCCGCCTGGCCAAGGCCGGCCTCGAGCTGACCCTGGAGGAGACCGAGACGGTGGAGTCCCGGGAACTGGCGATGGCCGGCGGTGACGGCCGTCCCCGCACGGGTGGTGGCGGTTCGGCCGGGGGCTCCGCGGACGACGACGGGATGACCAGCGGGGCGCTGGACCCGAACCGCCCCACCCTGCGTCCCAAGCTCATCTGGTTCAACGCCGTCCTCACCGTCGCGCTGCTGGTCCTGCTGGGCATGGACGTCCTGCCGTTGCCGTTCCTGTTCATGGTGGCGGCCGCGCTGGCCCTGCTGGTGAACTTCCCCAACCCCGCCCAGCAGGTCGAGCGCGTCAAGGAACACTCCTCGAGCATCGTCTCGGTGGTCTCGATGGTCTTCGCCGCGGCGGTCCTGACGGCGGTGCTGTCGGAGTCGAAGATGGACACCGCGATGGCCACCTGGCTCGTCGACGTGGTGCCCGACGCGTGGGGTTCGCACCTGGCGGCGATCACCGCGGTGCTGAGCATGCCGCTGACGTTCTTCCTGTCCAACGACGGGTTCTACTTCGGGGTGCTGCCGATCCTCTCCCAGGCCGCGGCCGAGTTCGGCATCAGCCCCGTGGAGATGGCCCGGGCCTCCATCGTCGGCCAGCCCGTGCACTTCACCTCCCCGCTCGTCCCGGCGATGCTGCTGCTGATCTCCCTCGCCAAGGTCGACCTCGCCGACCACCACAAGAAGGTGATCTGGCGGGCCGTCGTCCTGTCCCTCGTCATGCTCGCCACGGCCGTCGCCTTCGGCGTCGTCCCGCTCGGCTGAAACCAGGAGAAACCCGTGGACCCCGTGGAGAACGAGATCGTGAAGAACGTCGTCGTCGCCGTCACCGACCGCCCGGAAGGGGCCGCGGCCCTGGCCTGGGCCCTGGAACGCGCCCGGGCCCTCGGCCTGGAACTGGAGGCGGTGCCGATCACCTCCGACGCGCCCTCCACTCCCGTGCACGCCTCGCAGGCGTTGCGCCGCAGCGTCGAGGTCGACGCGGCCGCGGCCGGGGTGTCCGCGCGCCTGCACGACCCGGACCCCGACGTCGCCGACCAGCTGATCGCCCTCAGCGCCGCCGGCGCCGACGTCGTCGTGCTCCCGGTGCGCCGCCGTTCGGCCACCATGAAGTTCCTGCTCGGCAGCATCGCACAGCGGGTCATCGGCGAGGCGTCCTGCCCGGTGGTGACGATCAAGTCCTGAGGTCGAGCCGGGTGGGCCAGGTGGGTCGTGCGGTCAGCACCGGCCAGCCCGCCCGGCCCGGCGTCACCTGCCCCAGGACCCGGGGGCCGCTCGCGCCGGTGCAGGTGGGGACGTTCCCCGGCAGGCCGTGCAGGGTGGCCCAGCCGAGCAGGGCGAAGGCCACGGCCTCCTTGTCGTCGGGCGGGCAGCCCAGCGCGTCGGAGGTCACGAGTTCCACATCGCCGAGTTCGACGGCGAGCCGGCGCATCAGCTCGGGGTTGCGCACGCCGCCACCACTGGCGACGACGACGTCCACCCCGCGGAGGGCGTCCGCCACGGTCCGGGCCGTCAACGTGGTGAGCGTCGCGACGAGGTCCGCGGTGTCGAGCGGCCCCCGGCGGAACCCCTCGACGTAGCCCGGGTGGAACAGTTCCTTGCCCGTCGTCTTGGGCGGTTCCCGGCGGTAGTAGGGCTCGGCGAGGAGTTCCGCGAGCAGGTCCGGGTCGACGGTGCCCCCCGCGGCCAGCGCCCCGTCGCGGTCCATCCCGCCCGCCGCGGCGTCGACGAGGGCGTTGGCCGGACCGGTGTCCCACGCCCGGGTCGGCTCCCCCGGGGCGCAGACGGTGACGTTCGCGATGCCACCGAGGTTCAGCGCCGCCGCCGTCCGTCCCTGCTCGACGAACGGTGCCAGCAGCAACTCGTCCAGCAGCGGCACCAGCGGCGCCCCCTGCCCACCCGCCGCGACGTCGGCGGTCCGCAGGTCGGAGACCACCGGAACCCCGGTCGCCTCGGCGATCCACGACGGTTGCCCGAGCTGCAGCGTCCCCAGCACCGAACCGTCCTGCACCCAGTGGAACACCGTCTGCCCGTGGCTGCAGACGACGTCGAACTCCTCCACGACCCCGGCCGCGGCGGCGGCGAACTCCTGACCGATCCGCACGTCGAGGGCACAGACCTCCGCCATCCCGATCCGTCCCGGCGGCAGCGCGGCCACGAGGTCGGCGCGCAGCGCGTCGGAGTACGGCACGCTGCGCGACTCCCCCACCCGGGCGTGCAGCACGTCCCCGGTGAGCGTGAACTCCACGACGGCGAGGTCGATCCCGTCGTGGGAGGTCCCGGACATCATCCCCAGGACACGCACTACGGCTTCCCCTCCAGCCGCCGCCGGTCGTCCGCGCCCCGGACAGTCCGCCCTGCCGCGTCGAGGGACTCGAGCACCGGCACCGCCACCCGACGCGAGGTGCCCAGCGCCCGCCGGGCGTCGCTCATCGAGAACGGTTGCGGCAACGCCCGCAGCGCCCCGACGGCCCGGTCCCGGAACCCCGGGGCCAGCACGATCCCCTCGGCGACCCGTTCCAGGCGACCCGCCCGGACGGCCGCGGCGAGTTCCGAGCGGCCCAACCGGAGTTCCCGCAGCCGCTCGACGTCGGGGGCCGCGAAGGGTTCCCGCGCCAGGTCGGCGAGGACGAGCTGGACCGAGCGCTCGACCGCGGGGGGCAGGTCCGAGGTCCGCTCCACCACGCGCCCGTCGTGGACCCGCAACGGCGTCGACACGAGCGCCTCGACGAGTTCCAGGGCCGGGAGCCCCAGCAGCCGCCGGGCCTGCTCCAGCGTCGGGCCGGGCTGCAGGGGGTTCGCGGCGGCGACCTCGGTCACGACGGTGCGCAACCGGCGCCCGAGGTCCGCCCAGTACCCCGCGTCGACGTACCAGTCCCCGGTCACCGGCGCACCGGTCGGCGCGACCCCCATGGAGCGCAGGTGCTCACCCCGCACCACCCGCCGCCGGCGCAGTTCCCCGGCCGCGTCCGGTCCCCGGACCCCGGTGAGGTCGGCGGCGCGCGCGGCGGCCGCCCCCCGACGGTTCAGCGGGGGCGGGTCGACGTCCAGCACCGTCCCCGCCCCGAGGACGGTGTGGCGGGCCGGGTCACGCAGCAGCAACCGGTCGCCGACCCGCAGCGGCAACGCCGTCCGCAGTTGCAACCGCACCAGCACGTCCTCGCCGTCCCCGCTGCCGTCGACGCCCAGCGGCCGGGTCCGCACCGGGACGGCCGCGGACCCCACGTGCGCGACCACCTGCGCGGGCAGGTCGGTGGGCGGCTCGGTGCCCGGCAGCCGGACGTCGACGACGTCGGTGAGCCGGTGCGTCCCCGGGGTCAGCAGGGCGTCCCCGCGACCCACGTCGTGGCGGTCCACCCCCCGCAGGTTCAGCGCTACCCGCGCGAGCGCGTCGACCCGATCGACGTCGTGGTCCATGGACTGCACCCCGCGGACGTGCACGCGGCGCTCGCCCAGCTGGAGCTCGTCGCCCACGGCGATCCGACCGGCCGACAACGTCCCGGTCACGACCGTCCCCGCCCCGGTGATGGAGAAGCTGCGGTCCACCCAGAACCGCACGGGCGCCGCGAGGTCTGGCGCCGGCACCCGCGACAGCACGTCGGCGAGGACCCGGCGCACGTCGTCCAACCCGGCCCCCGTCACCACGTTGCACGCGACGGAGGGGACCTCCCCCAGGCTGGAGGCGCGCAGTTCGGCCAGGGCCCGGGCCCGCGCGGGTTCCGGGTCGGCGAGGTCGGCGCGGGTGACGACGAGCATCCCGTGCCGGACGCCCAGGGCGTCGAGCGCCGCGAGGTGCTCGGCCGACTGCG
This region includes:
- a CDS encoding response regulator codes for the protein MPGVLVVDDDFRVASLHAGYVEAVAGFHVAGTAGSLAQARVLLEHHRAAGTPVDLALVDVYLPDGSGLDLLPDLAPDCDAFVLTAAGEAETFRRALRSGALGYLVKPFGEALLHGRLRSYARYRRVLATAVEHAQPLDQDLADAALRALHAEAGAAKNASVAAGATRDLVLRALAEAAEPLSAAEVAAATGISRATAQRHLAALDGEGRLALRLRYGATGRPEQRYAPLPS
- a CDS encoding sensor histidine kinase translates to MDPRRWPFSRQVLAVLLLLVAVVLAIGCGGSLLLLRQQAVEESRSRSLDVARTLAEDDAVRAAVTAASDAPPATAADLAAGTVQREAEDVRRRTGALFVVVTDDRGLRLAHPDPALLGARVSTDPTQALAGNEVVTDEVGTLGSSARAKVPVYALDSDRVVGEVSVGVGAAAVADRARDAVLPALAVAAGALVVGLLGAGFLARRLRRLTLGLQPEEIGGLLQGHDAVLHGIAEGVVSVDPAGRVVLANDEAARLLGCGLPAGRDVAELPAPVRATLDAPAQLPRLAVVGERALLLSARRVEREGRFLGHVVTVADRTDVELLTRQLDAVRAVGEVLRAQRHEFANRLHLVSGLLETGRTEEAAGYVRTLLATGPLGSRVEGLDTVVDPYLQAFLAAKAAHARERQVVLALGDVAVAGRVADPVDVTTVLGNLVDNAVRAAAGSPQARVEVDLVQDGTDLVLAVSDSGPGVPDALRDSVFETGVTTGDGGQGIGLGLVRQVARTRGGDAWLVPADPAPARGGAVFVVRLPGALTLAPRTRTSEEVR
- a CDS encoding CitMHS family transporter, with amino-acid sequence MLVALGFGMVAVFMALILTKRLTPVVALILVPLFFAVLAGSGVGVGDAVMDQLKEFAPTAALLFFAIVYFGLMIDVGLFDPLIRLILRICGNSPVRVVIGSAVLAALVSLDGDGSTTFIITVSAMLPLYLRLKLSPVVLTVVANLSAGVMNIVPWGGPTVRAATALGVSPSELFNPMVPSMLAGMVAVILMAWALGVGEKRRLAKAGLELTLEETETVESRELAMAGGDGRPRTGGGGSAGGSADDDGMTSGALDPNRPTLRPKLIWFNAVLTVALLVLLGMDVLPLPFLFMVAAALALLVNFPNPAQQVERVKEHSSSIVSVVSMVFAAAVLTAVLSESKMDTAMATWLVDVVPDAWGSHLAAITAVLSMPLTFFLSNDGFYFGVLPILSQAAAEFGISPVEMARASIVGQPVHFTSPLVPAMLLLISLAKVDLADHHKKVIWRAVVLSLVMLATAVAFGVVPLG
- a CDS encoding universal stress protein, producing MDPVENEIVKNVVVAVTDRPEGAAALAWALERARALGLELEAVPITSDAPSTPVHASQALRRSVEVDAAAAGVSARLHDPDPDVADQLIALSAAGADVVVLPVRRRSATMKFLLGSIAQRVIGEASCPVVTIKS
- a CDS encoding anhydro-N-acetylmuramic acid kinase, coding for MRVLGMMSGTSHDGIDLAVVEFTLTGDVLHARVGESRSVPYSDALRADLVAALPPGRIGMAEVCALDVRIGQEFAAAAAGVVEEFDVVCSHGQTVFHWVQDGSVLGTLQLGQPSWIAEATGVPVVSDLRTADVAAGGQGAPLVPLLDELLLAPFVEQGRTAAALNLGGIANVTVCAPGEPTRAWDTGPANALVDAAAGGMDRDGALAAGGTVDPDLLAELLAEPYYRREPPKTTGKELFHPGYVEGFRRGPLDTADLVATLTTLTARTVADALRGVDVVVASGGGVRNPELMRRLAVELGDVELVTSDALGCPPDDKEAVAFALLGWATLHGLPGNVPTCTGASGPRVLGQVTPGRAGWPVLTARPTWPTRLDLRT
- the selB gene encoding selenocysteine-specific translation elongation factor, which gives rise to MHVVATAGHVDHGKSSLVRALTGRDPDRYAEEKRRGLTIDLGFAWSDLPGAGAVAFVDVPGHEKFVPTMLAGVGPVPVVVFVVAADGGWMPQSAEHLAALDALGVRHGMLVVTRADLADPEPARARALAELRASSLGEVPSVACNVVTGAGLDDVRRVLADVLSRVPAPDLAAPVRFWVDRSFSITGAGTVVTGTLSAGRIAVGDELQLGERRVHVRGVQSMDHDVDRVDALARVALNLRGVDRHDVGRGDALLTPGTHRLTDVVDVRLPGTEPPTDLPAQVVAHVGSAAVPVRTRPLGVDGSGDGEDVLVRLQLRTALPLRVGDRLLLRDPARHTVLGAGTVLDVDPPPLNRRGAAAARAADLTGVRGPDAAGELRRRRVVRGEHLRSMGVAPTGAPVTGDWYVDAGYWADLGRRLRTVVTEVAAANPLQPGPTLEQARRLLGLPALELVEALVSTPLRVHDGRVVERTSDLPPAVERSVQLVLADLAREPFAAPDVERLRELRLGRSELAAAVRAGRLERVAEGIVLAPGFRDRAVGALRALPQPFSMSDARRALGTSRRVAVPVLESLDAAGRTVRGADDRRRLEGKP